One segment of Chelonia mydas isolate rCheMyd1 unplaced genomic scaffold, rCheMyd1.pri.v2 scaffold_63_arrow_ctg1, whole genome shotgun sequence DNA contains the following:
- the LOC114022504 gene encoding uncharacterized protein LOC114022504, translating to MSQIDGAEENVVFAGGKRCGKLVQLFTRIWCPVLSWDSGQGSVETSEKRQVPADSDRVASPATNGAAGTAPSRALFLTLQFLCNSSRSLSNRSPASWSCRYQNRSQDPAASAPAPRSLIRPVTSTSVSTSHCLMGQE from the exons ATGAGCCAAATAGATGGAGCCGAAGAAAACGTTGTCTTTGCAGGAGGCAAACGCTGTGGAAAGCTGGTTCAACTCTTCACTCGAATTTGGTGCCCGGTGCTGAGCTGGGACTCCGGCCAGGGCAGCGTGGAGACGTCTGAGAAAAG GCAGGTACCTGCAGACAGTGATCGAGTCGCCTCCCCTGCAACCAATGGAGCAGCCGGAACGGCCCCCTCCAGGGCCCTTTTTCTGACCCTTCAGTTCCTCTGCAACTCTTCTCGGAGCCTCTCCAACAGATCCCCGGCCTCGTGGAGCTGCAGGTACCAGAACCGGAGCCAGGACCCAGCAGCCTCTGCGCCAGCACCgag atctCTGATCAGACCTGTAACGTCCACCTCTGTCAGCACCAGCCATTGCTTAATGGGCCAGGAATGA